The Candidatus Glassbacteria bacterium genomic interval GAAAAGGCCGGGGTCAGGACGTCGGTCTGTTTCGAGGCCCGGTTTGTCTCGGTGGCCCGCGCGATGAAGTCGATTATCGACCAGGGGCTGATCGGTGAGGTGTACTACGCCGAGTGCGACTATTTCCACGGCATCGGACCGTGGTACGGCCAGTTCGCCTGGAATATCAAGAAGGACATTGGCGGCAGCAGCCTGCTCACCGCCGGCTGCCACTCGATGGACATGATGCTCTACCTGCTGGGCCTGAAAGCCGAGGAAGTCTTCAGTTATTCGACATCCAACCCCCACGAAGCATACGCGCCGTACGAATATGACACCACCAGTCTGACCACGGTCAAGTTCGAGGGCGGCAAGGTGCTGGGCAAGGTCAGCTCGATCACCGACTGCATGCAGCCCTATGTGTTCAACATGAACATGGTGGGCAGCCACGGTTCGTTGAAAAACGACCTGTTCCACAGCAAGAAGATCGACGGGATGGAAGGCTGGGCCAAGATGGACGTGCAGCTTGTCGACAGCGGCGACGTGGCCCATCACCCCTACCGCGAACAGTTCAGCTACTATGCCGATTGCCTGGATAAGGGCATCGACGGGCACAACAGCCTGGCCAGCGCGTTCGAAACGCACAGGGTTGTGTTCGCGGCCGATAAGTCCGCCGCCACCGGCAAGCCGGTTTCGCTCAAGGAGTTCAGCCGCTGAAAAAAACGCGCGGCTTGAGTGCGAAAGTGTTGTCATGCAGGCCGATGGCGTTTAACTTCAAATGATTGGGGGCAGCCGGTGATACAATTGCCCGCAGTCAGCCGTTTGAAATATTGCCCCAGCGAATATTCCCGCCGGTTACAATACTGCCAACCACTCGAGCCGGGGAGCCGGTAGCATATGTCCAGTAATCTGTTCGGTAAGCAGACTATTTCCAGAAGAAGTTTCCTCGCGGCGGCCGGAACAGTCCCGCTGGCGGCCGCCCTGGCCGGGGCCAGGCTGGCAACCAATCCAGGCGAGCAGCCCAATATCCTGATCATCCTCACCGATCAGCTCGCCCAGAAAGCGGTGGGCGCCTACGGCAACCGTCACGT includes:
- a CDS encoding Gfo/Idh/MocA family oxidoreductase; the protein is MGRYRVGIVGFGWVAGAHLQSYMDLEQFEPVAVMSRRELAPEMFSKKYGADIKVYNDYDKFLADSDIDIVDICTPHPFHPGQTIKAAGAGKDLVIEKPIAIDFESAVAMLDAVEKAGVRTSVCFEARFVSVARAMKSIIDQGLIGEVYYAECDYFHGIGPWYGQFAWNIKKDIGGSSLLTAGCHSMDMMLYLLGLKAEEVFSYSTSNPHEAYAPYEYDTTSLTTVKFEGGKVLGKVSSITDCMQPYVFNMNMVGSHGSLKNDLFHSKKIDGMEGWAKMDVQLVDSGDVAHHPYREQFSYYADCLDKGIDGHNSLASAFETHRVVFAADKSAATGKPVSLKEFSR